The following proteins come from a genomic window of Populus nigra chromosome 6, ddPopNigr1.1, whole genome shotgun sequence:
- the LOC133697802 gene encoding kinesin-like protein KIN-UC isoform X2, with protein MASNSTVRVSSRAAERQLLQTQTNPLHGSSSSSSRNGNSQQNNNSNSNSSHSAVRSKAPPPAAAAASRRSVTPSRSHSFDFDNDHGRVRVAVRSRPRNAEELILDADFNDCVELFPELKRLKLKKNNWSSETYRFDEVLTETASQKRVYEVVAKPVVQSVLSGYNGTVMAYGQTGTGKTYTVGKLGKDDASERGIMVRALEDILASTTRGSDIVEVSYLQLYMESIQDLLAPEKINIPINEDAKTGEISLPGASVVKVQDLDHFSELLQIGEANRHAANTKQNTESSRSHAILMVYVRRSINQKAEDETTSQEKDVKSNLSGGNGIPRVRKSKLLIVDLAGSERLDKSGSEGHLLEEAKFINLSLTSLGKCINALAENSPHIPTRDSKLTRLLRDSFGGSARTSLIITIGPSGQHHAETTSTIMFGQRAMKIVNMVKLKEEFDYESLCRKLETQVDHLTAELERGKKLRECEKLDLEKQLKQCQVSFSESEKNLVTRSEFLQKENARLEVEMQDILSELESQKGCNDLMRDKVSQLEICLNNSQQHQLENSTYQKMLADTTQMYEKKISELIKQLENECARCERAEERLNLTKNLLGDYQKSIKQHESEDSKYQKVLADTTQMYEKKIAELNKLLDDERSHFASAEEQLDLMKKLLSDSQKSIEQHEVENSVYQKALADTTQLYEKKIAELIKQVEDEHTRLEGAEEQLDLANKLLSDQQHLMQELKEIAELRMKLQRICEAHESAQTELQSLKLEHKNLSREKAILSEELHDMKQALAAEEKQRKSIEHELDKLKKSAPESDKDFEDKKPFGKENIGNGSSTFGNLKGLHKSNSSKAALSSQRATIAKICEEVGLKKILQLLTSEDSDVQTHAVKVIANLAAEDINQEKIVEEGGLDALLMLLKSSQNTTVLRVASGAIANLAMNELNQGLIMSKGGGQLLAKTAFKTDDPQTLRMVAGALANLCGNESLHMILKEDGGINALLGMARSGNNDVIAQVARGMANFAKCESRGIIQVAAGHRKGRSLLIEDGVLEWLVSYSNTASASTRRHVELALCHLAQNDNNDREFISCGGVRELVRISVESNREDIRNLAKKTLKMNPTFQAEVNPEWL; from the exons atggctTCTAATTCAACAGTGAGAGTCTCAAGCAGAGCAGCAGAGAGGCAACTGCTACAAACTCAAACTAATCCTCTCCATGGATCTTCTTCTTCGAGTTCCAGAAATGGAAATtcacaacaaaataataatagtaatagtaatagcaGCCATTCTGCTGTTCGCTCCAAGGCTCCtcctcctgctgctgctgctgcttcgaGACGCTCTGTTACTCCTTCCCGCTCTCACTCTTTCGACTTCGATAACg ATCATGGAAGAGTGAGAGTAGCTGTTAGGTCACGGCCAAGGAATGCAGAAGAACTCATTTTAGACGCTGATTTTAACGATTGCGTTGAATTATTTCCCGAG CTGAAGaggttgaaattgaagaaaaacaattggagtTCTGAAACCTATAGATTCGACGAGGTTTTAACAGAAACTGCTTCTCAAAAAAGAGTTTACGAAGTCGTTGCAAAGCCTGTTGTGCAG AGTGTATTGAGTGGGTATAATGGGACGGTTATGGCTTACGGTCAAACAGGTACTGGAAAAACTTATACGGTTGGAAAACTAGGTAAAGATGATGCGTCGGAGCGTGGTATTATGGTTAGAGCTCTCGAGGACATACTTGCTAGTACAACACGTGGTTCTGATATTGTGGAGGTTTCCTATTTGCAG TTGTATATGGAGTCTATACAAGACTTGCTTGCACCAGAAAAGATTAATATCCCTATTAATGAGGACGCAAAAACTGGGGAAATATCATTGCCTGGTGCTTCAGTAGTCAAGGTTCAAGATCTTGATCATTTTTCAGAACTACTACAAATTGGTGAGGCAAACCGTCATGCAGCTAATACAAAGCAGAATACCGAATCTTCCCGAAGTCACGCAATTCTAATG GTTTATGTACGAAGATCCATAAATCAGAAGGCAGAAGATGAAACCACTTCACAAGAGAAGGATGTGAAAAGTAATTTATCTGGTGGCAATGGGATACCTAGAGTAAGGAAAAGCAAGTTGCTGATTGTGGATCTTGCTGGATCTGAAAGATTAGACAAATCTG GTAGTGAAGGTCACTTGCTTGAAGAGGCTAAGTTTATCAATCTATCTCTTACTTCCCTTGGCAAATGCATAAATGCATTGGCTGAAAACAGTCCACATATACCAACAAGGGATTCTAAGCTAACCAGATTGTTGCGTGATTCATTTGGAG GCTCTGCAAGGACTTCACTGATAATAACAATTGGGCCATCTGGACAACATCATGCAGAGACTACTAGCACAATCATGTTTGGGCAACGG GCAATGAAAATAGTGAACATGGTGAAGCTTAAAGAAGAATTTGACTATGAAAGTTTATGTCGGAAGCTTGAGACCCAAGTAGACCATCTTACAGCAGAActagaaaggggaaaaaaattgagagagtgTGAAAAACTTGACTTGGAGAAACAGCTTAAACAATGTCAAGTCTCTTTTTCTGAATCAGAAAAGAATCTAGTCACAAGGTCCGAG TTCCTACAGAAGGAAAATGCTCGTCTAGAGGTGGAGATGCAAGACATCTTAAGTGAATTGGAGTCTCAAAAAGGTTGTAATGATTTAATGCGTGACAAGGTTTCTCAGCTAGAGATTTGCTTAAACAATAGTCAG CAGCACCAGCTTGAAAATTCTACATATCAGAAAATGCTTGCCGACACTACCCAGAtgtatgaaaagaaaatatcagaGTTAATTAAGCAGTTAGAAAACGAGTGTGCTCGATGTGAAAGAGCTGAAGAACGATTAAATTTGACGAAGAATCTTCTGGGTGATTACCAAAAATCAATTAAG CAACATGAATCGGAAGATTCTAAATATCAGAAGGTACTTGCAGACACCACTCAGATGTATGAGAAGAAAATAGCAGAATTAAATAAGCTACTAGATGATGAGCGTAGTCATTTTGCAAGTGCTGAGGAACAGTTAGATTTGATGAAGAAGCTCCTCAGTGATTCTCAAAAATCTATTGAG caACATGAGGTGGAAAATTCTGTATATCAGAAAGCACTTGCAGACACCACCCAACTGTATGAGAAGAAAATAGCAGAGCTGATTAAGCAAGTAGAGGATGAGCATACCCGTTTGGAAGGAGCAGAAGAACAACTGGATCTGGCAAACAAGCTTCTAAGTGATCAACAACACTTGATGCAG GAATTGAAAGAGATTGCTGAACTAAGGATGAAGTTGCAAAGAATATGTGAGGCACATGAAAGCGCTCAAACTGAACTTCAATCCTTGAAGTTGGAACACAAAAATCTTTCACGAGAGAAG GCAATACTAAGTGAAGAACTTCATGACATGAAGCAAGCACTTGCAGCTgaagagaaacagaggaaaAGTATTGAACATGAGCTGGATAAACTAAAGAAAAGTGCACCTGAAAGTGATAAAGATTTTGAG GATAAGAAACCATTCGGGAAGGAAAATATTGGTAACGGATCTTCAACCTTTGGGAACCTGAAGGGTTTACACAAGTCAAACTCTTCAAAGGCTGCACTGTCTAGTCAAAGGGCAACCATTGCAAAGATTTGTGAAGAAG TTGGGCTTAAAAAGATACTGCAATTATTAACATCTGAAGACTCTGATGTCCAAACCCATGCAGTGAAAGTGATTGCCAATCTGGCTGCCGAAG AtattaatcaagaaaagattGTGGAGGAAGGGGGCTTAGATGCACTGCTAATGCTGTTAAAATCATCTCAAAACACAACTGTGCTCAGAGTGGCTTCTGGGGCCATTGCCAATTTGGCAATGAATG AACTGAATCAAGGGTTAATAATGAGCAAAGGTGGTGGACAGTTACTGGCTAAAACAGCATTCAAAACAGATGATCCACAAACTCTTAGAATGGTAGCTGGTGCACTAGCAAACTTATGTGGAAATG AGAGTTTACACATGATACTGAAAGAAGATGGAGGCATCAACGCACTTTTAGGAATGGCCAGATCCGGGAATAACGATGTCATTGCACAAGTTGCAAGGGGGATGGCTAATTTTGCAAAATGTGAATCCCGCGGAATTATTCAAG TTGCTGCAGGACATAGAAAAGGCCGTTCACTATTAATAGAAGACGGTGTCCTTGAATGGTTGGTTTCCTATTCTAACACGGCTTCAGCTTCAACACGGCGCCATGTTGAGCTCGCTCTTTGTCATTTGGCACAGAATG
- the LOC133697802 gene encoding kinesin-like protein KIN-UC isoform X4 gives MVRALEDILASTTRGSDIVEVSYLQLYMESIQDLLAPEKINIPINEDAKTGEISLPGASVVKVQDLDHFSELLQIGEANRHAANTKQNTESSRSHAILMVYVRRSINQKAEDETTSQEKDVKSNLSGGNGIPRVRKSKLLIVDLAGSERLDKSGSEGHLLEEAKFINLSLTSLGKCINALAENSPHIPTRDSKLTRLLRDSFGGSARTSLIITIGPSGQHHAETTSTIMFGQRAMKIVNMVKLKEEFDYESLCRKLETQVDHLTAELERGKKLRECEKLDLEKQLKQCQVSFSESEKNLVTRSEFLQKENARLEVEMQDILSELESQKGCNDLMRDKVSQLEICLNNSQQQHQLENSTYQKMLADTTQMYEKKISELIKQLENECARCERAEERLNLTKNLLGDYQKSIKQHESEDSKYQKVLADTTQMYEKKIAELNKLLDDERSHFASAEEQLDLMKKLLSDSQKSIEQHEVENSVYQKALADTTQLYEKKIAELIKQVEDEHTRLEGAEEQLDLANKLLSDQQHLMQELKEIAELRMKLQRICEAHESAQTELQSLKLEHKNLSREKAILSEELHDMKQALAAEEKQRKSIEHELDKLKKSAPESDKDFEDKKPFGKENIGNGSSTFGNLKGLHKSNSSKAALSSQRATIAKICEEVGLKKILQLLTSEDSDVQTHAVKVIANLAAEDINQEKIVEEGGLDALLMLLKSSQNTTVLRVASGAIANLAMNELNQGLIMSKGGGQLLAKTAFKTDDPQTLRMVAGALANLCGNESLHMILKEDGGINALLGMARSGNNDVIAQVARGMANFAKCESRGIIQVAAGHRKGRSLLIEDGVLEWLVSYSNTASASTRRHVELALCHLAQNDNNDREFISCGGVRELVRISVESNREDIRNLAKKTLKMNPTFQAEVNPEWL, from the exons ATGGTTAGAGCTCTCGAGGACATACTTGCTAGTACAACACGTGGTTCTGATATTGTGGAGGTTTCCTATTTGCAG TTGTATATGGAGTCTATACAAGACTTGCTTGCACCAGAAAAGATTAATATCCCTATTAATGAGGACGCAAAAACTGGGGAAATATCATTGCCTGGTGCTTCAGTAGTCAAGGTTCAAGATCTTGATCATTTTTCAGAACTACTACAAATTGGTGAGGCAAACCGTCATGCAGCTAATACAAAGCAGAATACCGAATCTTCCCGAAGTCACGCAATTCTAATG GTTTATGTACGAAGATCCATAAATCAGAAGGCAGAAGATGAAACCACTTCACAAGAGAAGGATGTGAAAAGTAATTTATCTGGTGGCAATGGGATACCTAGAGTAAGGAAAAGCAAGTTGCTGATTGTGGATCTTGCTGGATCTGAAAGATTAGACAAATCTG GTAGTGAAGGTCACTTGCTTGAAGAGGCTAAGTTTATCAATCTATCTCTTACTTCCCTTGGCAAATGCATAAATGCATTGGCTGAAAACAGTCCACATATACCAACAAGGGATTCTAAGCTAACCAGATTGTTGCGTGATTCATTTGGAG GCTCTGCAAGGACTTCACTGATAATAACAATTGGGCCATCTGGACAACATCATGCAGAGACTACTAGCACAATCATGTTTGGGCAACGG GCAATGAAAATAGTGAACATGGTGAAGCTTAAAGAAGAATTTGACTATGAAAGTTTATGTCGGAAGCTTGAGACCCAAGTAGACCATCTTACAGCAGAActagaaaggggaaaaaaattgagagagtgTGAAAAACTTGACTTGGAGAAACAGCTTAAACAATGTCAAGTCTCTTTTTCTGAATCAGAAAAGAATCTAGTCACAAGGTCCGAG TTCCTACAGAAGGAAAATGCTCGTCTAGAGGTGGAGATGCAAGACATCTTAAGTGAATTGGAGTCTCAAAAAGGTTGTAATGATTTAATGCGTGACAAGGTTTCTCAGCTAGAGATTTGCTTAAACAATAGTCAG cAGCAGCACCAGCTTGAAAATTCTACATATCAGAAAATGCTTGCCGACACTACCCAGAtgtatgaaaagaaaatatcagaGTTAATTAAGCAGTTAGAAAACGAGTGTGCTCGATGTGAAAGAGCTGAAGAACGATTAAATTTGACGAAGAATCTTCTGGGTGATTACCAAAAATCAATTAAG CAACATGAATCGGAAGATTCTAAATATCAGAAGGTACTTGCAGACACCACTCAGATGTATGAGAAGAAAATAGCAGAATTAAATAAGCTACTAGATGATGAGCGTAGTCATTTTGCAAGTGCTGAGGAACAGTTAGATTTGATGAAGAAGCTCCTCAGTGATTCTCAAAAATCTATTGAG caACATGAGGTGGAAAATTCTGTATATCAGAAAGCACTTGCAGACACCACCCAACTGTATGAGAAGAAAATAGCAGAGCTGATTAAGCAAGTAGAGGATGAGCATACCCGTTTGGAAGGAGCAGAAGAACAACTGGATCTGGCAAACAAGCTTCTAAGTGATCAACAACACTTGATGCAG GAATTGAAAGAGATTGCTGAACTAAGGATGAAGTTGCAAAGAATATGTGAGGCACATGAAAGCGCTCAAACTGAACTTCAATCCTTGAAGTTGGAACACAAAAATCTTTCACGAGAGAAG GCAATACTAAGTGAAGAACTTCATGACATGAAGCAAGCACTTGCAGCTgaagagaaacagaggaaaAGTATTGAACATGAGCTGGATAAACTAAAGAAAAGTGCACCTGAAAGTGATAAAGATTTTGAG GATAAGAAACCATTCGGGAAGGAAAATATTGGTAACGGATCTTCAACCTTTGGGAACCTGAAGGGTTTACACAAGTCAAACTCTTCAAAGGCTGCACTGTCTAGTCAAAGGGCAACCATTGCAAAGATTTGTGAAGAAG TTGGGCTTAAAAAGATACTGCAATTATTAACATCTGAAGACTCTGATGTCCAAACCCATGCAGTGAAAGTGATTGCCAATCTGGCTGCCGAAG AtattaatcaagaaaagattGTGGAGGAAGGGGGCTTAGATGCACTGCTAATGCTGTTAAAATCATCTCAAAACACAACTGTGCTCAGAGTGGCTTCTGGGGCCATTGCCAATTTGGCAATGAATG AACTGAATCAAGGGTTAATAATGAGCAAAGGTGGTGGACAGTTACTGGCTAAAACAGCATTCAAAACAGATGATCCACAAACTCTTAGAATGGTAGCTGGTGCACTAGCAAACTTATGTGGAAATG AGAGTTTACACATGATACTGAAAGAAGATGGAGGCATCAACGCACTTTTAGGAATGGCCAGATCCGGGAATAACGATGTCATTGCACAAGTTGCAAGGGGGATGGCTAATTTTGCAAAATGTGAATCCCGCGGAATTATTCAAG TTGCTGCAGGACATAGAAAAGGCCGTTCACTATTAATAGAAGACGGTGTCCTTGAATGGTTGGTTTCCTATTCTAACACGGCTTCAGCTTCAACACGGCGCCATGTTGAGCTCGCTCTTTGTCATTTGGCACAGAATG